A genomic region of Barnesiella viscericola DSM 18177 contains the following coding sequences:
- a CDS encoding pyridoxine 5'-phosphate synthase — protein sequence MTKLSVNVNKIATLRNARGGNVPNVLKVTLDCESFGAEGITVHPRPDERHIRYADVYELRPAVSTEFNIEGYPSEKFLDLILKVKPTQVTLVPDAHDVITSNSGWDTKTNFDFLSKIIDRCKAANIRTSIFVEPNLEMIDYAAKTGTDRIELYTEPYAVRYAQDREAAVAPFVQAAEHARSLGLGVNAGHDLNLENLRFLHESIPFLSEVSIGHCLICDALYLGLKETIKRYKDCLK from the coding sequence ATGACCAAGTTAAGTGTTAATGTCAACAAGATAGCCACCCTGCGCAACGCACGCGGGGGGAATGTGCCCAATGTATTGAAAGTCACGCTCGACTGCGAATCGTTCGGAGCCGAAGGTATCACCGTGCACCCGCGTCCCGACGAGCGTCACATTCGCTATGCCGACGTCTACGAACTGAGACCGGCCGTAAGCACCGAGTTCAACATCGAGGGATACCCCTCGGAGAAATTCCTCGACCTGATACTCAAAGTGAAGCCTACCCAGGTGACACTGGTCCCCGATGCTCACGATGTGATTACCTCGAACTCCGGTTGGGACACCAAAACCAACTTCGATTTCCTCTCCAAGATTATCGACCGCTGCAAAGCCGCCAACATACGCACCTCGATTTTCGTCGAGCCCAACCTCGAAATGATCGACTATGCTGCCAAGACCGGCACCGACCGCATCGAGCTCTACACCGAGCCCTATGCCGTGCGCTATGCACAAGACCGCGAGGCAGCCGTTGCCCCCTTCGTACAGGCGGCCGAGCATGCCCGCAGCCTGGGACTGGGCGTGAATGCCGGCCACGACCTCAACCTCGAAAACCTAAGGTTCCTCCACGAAAGCATTCCCTTCCTGAGCGAGGTATCGATAGGCCACTGCCTCATCTGCGATGCCCTCTACCTGGGATTGAAAGAGACTATCAAACGATACAAAGACTGTCTGAAATAA